In Schistocerca cancellata isolate TAMUIC-IGC-003103 chromosome 7, iqSchCanc2.1, whole genome shotgun sequence, a genomic segment contains:
- the LOC126092119 gene encoding uncharacterized protein LOC126092119 — MTTNTTDCLPSWLDKDFAEKSLKDSNNYQDFRVLSVDVQRSSAIGENFMSEIFRMTVELEHKVKRHKETVSLIVKLFPGGEVMQKIAQDMQAFEREILMFSETIPAMTQILQKAAPGKYTQLSAMCFTSGAQPVIYVVLEDLKARGFAMAERCKGLDLAHAKLVVRKLAEFHASSIALYAQNPASMDKYKSFQLFEGETGKHTESFLKLGCKGLADQLETLEKSYSQYAPRVRALSENLYPRLAEMARQKGKFCALAHADTWTNNIMFKYSGSAVQDVVLLDFQVSCYYSPSIDLHHFIHTSITEQVYADHLTDLLKEYYNRLMEVMEDIGISRDKQISFEEVLEDFEAHMLYGLYIAITELPVVRSEGESGFDVEASMKGTYTDDNRSAFTGAVYMQAIKRMLPEFEKRGLL, encoded by the coding sequence ATGACTACTAACACCACGGATTGTCTGCCCTCATGGCTGgacaaggattttgctgaaaaatctCTTAAGGATTCCAACAATTATCAAGACTTCAGGGTCCTCTCCGTAGATGTACAACGATCATCAGCTATAGGAGAAAACTTCATGAGTGAAATCTTTCGTATGACTGTGGAACTAGAGCATAAAGTCAAGCGGCATAAGGAAACTGTGTCattaatagtaaaattatttcCAGGTGGAGAAGTTATGCAGAAAATAGCACAGGACATGCAAGCCTTTGAGAGAGAGATCCTCATGTTCAGTGAAACCATTCCTGCAATGACACAGATATTGCAGAAAGCAGCCCCTGGTAAATACACACAGTTATCTGCAATGTGTTTCACCTCTGGGGCTCAGCCAGTTATCTATGTAGTCCTCGAGGACTTGAAGGCCAGAGGCTTTGCAATGGCAGAGAGGTGCAAGGGACTGGACTTGGCTCATGCAAAACTTGTTGTCAGGAAACTGGCTGAGTTCCATGCATCTTCCATTGCACTGTATGCACAGAACCCTGCATCAATGGACAAATATAAGAGTTTTCAATTGTTTGAAGGAGAAACAGGTAAGCACACAGAGTCCTTCTTGAAACTAGGCTGCAAAGGTCTCGCAGATCAGCTGGAGACATTAGAGAAATCATACTCACAGTATGCACCAAGAGTCCGAGCTCTCTCAGAAAACCTATACCCACGTCTAGCAGAGATGGCAAGACAGAAGGGAAAGTTTTGTGCCTTAGCTCATGCGGATACCTGGACCAACAACATTATGTTCAAATACTCTGGTAGTGCCGTCCAAGATGTGGTTCTACTTGACTTCCAGGTTTCTTGCTACTATTCACCTTCAATTGACTTACATCATTTTATACACACTAGTATTACAGAACAAGTGTATGCTGATCACTTAACAGACCTTTTGAAAGAGTACTATAATCGTTTAATGGAAGTTATGGAAGATATTGGTATCAGCAGAGACAAACAGATATCCTTTGAGGAGGTGCTTGAAGACTTTGAGGCCCACATGCTGTATGGCTTGTACATAGCAATAACAGAGCTTCCAGTTGTACGCAGTGAAGGGGAATCTGGTTTTGATGTAGAGGCATCTATGAAAGGAACATACACTGATGATAATAGAAGTGCTTTTACAGGTGCTGTGTATATGCAAGCTATAAAACGTATGCTGCCAGAATTTGAAAAGAGAGGTTTATTGTGA